A single Dermacentor albipictus isolate Rhodes 1998 colony chromosome 3, USDA_Dalb.pri_finalv2, whole genome shotgun sequence DNA region contains:
- the LOC139057735 gene encoding uncharacterized protein, producing the protein MLRNLAASEQQRLLECFNEIWQPGQVMDAMALARLDWVARARGFLVDKQTGFRGRRCTADSIADMVSTVEDAKAGGDLVMLLVIDVQDALDSLPHTVVQQGLDLLGICGNLQEFLSSFLHNHTLRGVQIPWSKALTYLGLRIDHRLTWLPATNALCTQTLRFLKAISQLLARVQGCTTRWALQLFEAVATSRLLYALPLVALPPPCLRKLGLQHRSTMRVCLGVPRTSQVAAILAEAGTWALSLLFLQQGLRHVDRLHHAADDHPLLTHLRSRPASHMGRLCGLYKEVIGHTPANAVHPRPPHRPPIPISTGLPGDLKYRSATCALQQTASSLLQERLGDHLHIFVDGSVIPETGSSTAACVAPALQKSMLCRLPGHASSTAAELAGLHLAVDLLAEALPATPAAIFCESKATLLCLQNPDRDSLGIALLSSRLTTLQDAGCSLSLHWLPAHVGIPANEEADTLAKSAQHSSVPFSPAVTAADFLRLRLRRHIIACHPDKRASLGRPLRPLPQHGLLRRDASLLLRLQVGCY; encoded by the exons GTGATGGATGCCATGGCCCTGGCACGACTGGACTGGGTGGCCCGTGCTCGCGGCTTCCTGGTAGACAAACAGACGGGCTTCCGGGGGCGGCGGTGCACTGCGGACTCCATCGCTGACATGGTGTCCACCGTGGAGGATGCCAAAGCCGGCGGGGACCTCGTGATGCTCTTGGTAATCGATGTACAGGATGCCTTGGACAGCCTCCCTCACACAGTTGTCCAGCAGGGCCTGGACCTTCTCGGCATATGTGGCAACCTGCAGGAGTTCCTCTCGTCGTTCCTGCACAATCACACCCTCAGG GGCGTCCAGATTCCATGGAGCAAGGCACTCACGTACCTGGGGCTGCGCATTGACcatcggctgacctggctgccggcTACCAACGCCCTGTGCACCCAGACGCTCCGGTTCCTCAAGGCGATCTCACAGCTCCTTGCCCGTGTACAgggctgtaccaccaggtgggccCTGCAGCTCTTTGAAGCTGTAGCCACTTCACGGCTACTGTATGCCCTCCctcttgtggcgctgcccccaccCTGCCTGCGGAAACTGGGGCTTCAGCACCGGTCAACAATGCGGGTCTGTCTTGGCGTTCCCCGAACCTCACAAGTGGCCGCCATTCTTGCTGAGGCAGGTACCTGGGCCCTGTCACTACTCTTCCTGCAACAGGGGTTACGACACGTTGATCGCCTACACCATGCCGCAGATGATCATCCACTCCTGACCCATCTACGCTcccggccagcatcacacatgggacggCTGTGTGGCCTCTATAAGGAAGTCATAGGGCACACGCCTGCAAACGCCGTACACCCTCGCCCACCACATCGACCACCAATCCCTATCTCGACGGGGCTGCCAGGTGACTTAAAGTACCGTTCCgcaacatgtgccctacagcagacggcatcctctctcctccaagagagacttggggaccaccttcacatcttcgtcgatggatccgtgataccggagacgggttcatccacagcagcctgcgttgcaccggccCTACAAAAGAGCATGCTGTGCCGACTCCCGGGACATGCaagctctaccgcagcagagctagcaggactccaccttgctgtggacctactggCAGAGGCGCTACCAGCGaccccggcagccatcttctgcgaGTCCAAGGCGACGCTGCTCTGCCTGCAGAACCCTGACAGAGATAGCCTTGGGATTGCGCTGCTCTCTTCAAGACTGACGACCCTTCAGGACGCAGGATGCTCACTATCcctgcattggctaccggcacacgtggggatcccggccaatgaagaggcggacactcttgCAAAAAGTGCCCAACACTCAAGCGTCCCCttcagccctgctgtaacggccgcagacttcTTGAGACTGAGGCTGCGtcggcacatcatcgcctgccacccggacaaacgggCATCTCTGGGCCGGCCTCtacggcctcttccacagcacggcctcctacgaagggatgcctcgttgctgctccgactgcaaGTTGGCTGCTACTAG